The following are encoded in a window of Aythya fuligula isolate bAytFul2 chromosome 26, bAytFul2.pri, whole genome shotgun sequence genomic DNA:
- the PGPEP1 gene encoding pyroglutamyl-peptidase 1 isoform X2: MASWELEKLGLRDDVDLHVYEVPVEYQTVQRLIPALWKKHSPQLVVHVGVSGMATTVTLEKCGHNVGYKGLDNCRFCPGSQCCVEGGPECIDSIIDMDTVCKRVSALGLDVTVTISKDAGRYLCDFTYYTSLYQSRGRSAFVHVPPLGKPYTAEQLGRALQAIIEEMLDVLEHSEDKINCQHEH; this comes from the exons ATGGCCAGCTGG GAACTGGAGAAGCTTGGGCTGCGAGATGACGTAGATCTGCACGTCTACGAAGTCCCAGTTGAATACCAGACAGTGCAAAGACTAATTCCTGCGTTATGGAAAAAGCACAGTCCACAA CTGGTGGTTCACGTGGGTGTCTCGGGTATGGCCACCACCGTCACCCTGGAGAAGTGTGGCCATAACGTGGGCTACAAAGGCTTGGACAACTGCCGCTTCTGCCCGGGCTCTCAGTGCTGCGTAGAAGGTGGCCCGGAGTGCATCGATTCCATCATTGACATGGACACGGTTTGCAAGAGAGTCTCAGCACTGGGGCTGGACGTCACGGTCACTATATCGAAGGATGCTGGCAG gtACCTCTGTGACTTCACTTACTACACTTCCTTGTACCAGAGCCGTGGGAGGTCAGCTTTTGTTCATGTGCCTCCTCTGGGAAAACCATACACTGCAGAACAGCTGGGTCGGGCCCTACAGGCTATCATAGAAGAAATGCTTGATGTTTTGGAGCATTCGGAAGACAAAATCAATTGTCAGCATGAACACTGA
- the PGPEP1 gene encoding pyroglutamyl-peptidase 1 isoform X1, which translates to MERPRRAVVVTGFGPFGEHAVNASWVAVQELEKLGLRDDVDLHVYEVPVEYQTVQRLIPALWKKHSPQLVVHVGVSGMATTVTLEKCGHNVGYKGLDNCRFCPGSQCCVEGGPECIDSIIDMDTVCKRVSALGLDVTVTISKDAGRYLCDFTYYTSLYQSRGRSAFVHVPPLGKPYTAEQLGRALQAIIEEMLDVLEHSEDKINCQHEH; encoded by the exons ATGGAGAGGCCGCGGAGGGCGGTGGTGGTCACCg gGTTTGGGCCGTTCGGAGAGCACGCTGTTAACGCCAGTTGGGTTGCAGTCCAG GAACTGGAGAAGCTTGGGCTGCGAGATGACGTAGATCTGCACGTCTACGAAGTCCCAGTTGAATACCAGACAGTGCAAAGACTAATTCCTGCGTTATGGAAAAAGCACAGTCCACAA CTGGTGGTTCACGTGGGTGTCTCGGGTATGGCCACCACCGTCACCCTGGAGAAGTGTGGCCATAACGTGGGCTACAAAGGCTTGGACAACTGCCGCTTCTGCCCGGGCTCTCAGTGCTGCGTAGAAGGTGGCCCGGAGTGCATCGATTCCATCATTGACATGGACACGGTTTGCAAGAGAGTCTCAGCACTGGGGCTGGACGTCACGGTCACTATATCGAAGGATGCTGGCAG gtACCTCTGTGACTTCACTTACTACACTTCCTTGTACCAGAGCCGTGGGAGGTCAGCTTTTGTTCATGTGCCTCCTCTGGGAAAACCATACACTGCAGAACAGCTGGGTCGGGCCCTACAGGCTATCATAGAAGAAATGCTTGATGTTTTGGAGCATTCGGAAGACAAAATCAATTGTCAGCATGAACACTGA
- the LSM4 gene encoding U6 snRNA-associated Sm-like protein LSm4, translating into MLPLSLLKTAQNHPMLVELKNGETYNGHLVSCDNWMNINLREVICTSRDGDKFWRMPECYIRGSTIKYLRIPDEIIDMVKEEVVSKGRGRGGMQQQKQQKGRGVGGAGRGVFGGRGRGIPGSGRGQQEKKPGRQAAKQ; encoded by the exons ATG CTGCCCCTGTCGCTGCTGAAGACGGCTCAGAACCACCCCATG CTGGTGGAGCTGAAGAACGGCGAGACCTACAACGGGCACCTGGTGAGCTGCGACAACTGGATGAACATCAACCTGCGCGAGGTCATCTGCACCTCCCGG GATGGTGACAAATTCTGGAGGATGCCGGAGTGCTACATCCGGGGCAGCACCATCAAATACCTCCGCATCCCCGACGAGATCATCGACATGGTGAAGGAGGAGGTGGTGTCCAAGGGCCGAGGCCGCGGCgggatgcagcagcagaagcagcagaagggccGCGGGGTGGGCGGCGCCGGGCGAG GTGTCTTTGGTGGCCGTGGCCGAGGGATACCAGGCAGTGGAAGAggccagcaggaaaaaaagccgGGCAGGCAGGCGGCGAAGCAGTGA
- the JUND gene encoding transcription factor jun-D, with amino-acid sequence METPFYHDDVLLSGLGSGFAPSSSGSSGLLLPFPGGSMMKKDALGLPLPEQVAAALKAPGATAATAAAAATAASTAGAGDAPSTGLLGSAELGLLKLASPELERLIIQSNGLVTTTPTSGQFLYPKAAASEEQEFAEGFVKALEDLHKQNQLGGGGGGGTGSAGGAAVAAGGGGGGGGGGGGGAGELPTAGLAPEPPVYANLSSYPAVSYAAEPGPFAAPPPRLPPPPPPPPPLKDEPQIVPEVPSFGESPPLSPIDMDTQERIKAERKRLRNRIAASKCRKRKLERISRLEEKVKSLKSQNTELASTASLLREQVAQLKQKVLSHVNSGCQLLPQHQHQVPAY; translated from the coding sequence ATGGAAACACCCTTCTACCATGATGATGTGTTGCTGAGCGGCCTCGGCAGCGGCTTCGCCCCGTCCTCCTCCGGCAGCAGcggcctcctcctgcccttccccggCGGCAGCATGATGAAGAAGGACGCCCTCGGCCTGCCGCTGCCCGAGCAGGTGGCGGCGGCGCTCAAAGCACCGGGAGCCACGGCGgccacggcggcggcggcggcgacggCGGCGAGCACGGCGGGTGCAGGCGATGCCCCATCCACCGGGCTGCTGGGCTCGGccgagctggggctgctgaagCTGGCGTCCCCCGAGCTGGAGCGGCTCATCATCCAGTCCAACGGGCTGGTGACCACCACGCCGACCAGTGGGCAGTTCCTCTACCCCAAAGCGGCCGCCTCGGAGGAGCAGGAGTTCGCCGAGGGTTTCGTCAAGGCCTTGGAGGACTTGCACAAGCAGAACCAGctgggcggcggcggcggcggcggcaccggATCCGCCGGGGgagcggcggtggcggcgggtggcggcggcggcggcggcggcggtggcggcggagGAGCCGGCGAGCTGCCCACCGCCGGCCTAGCCCCGGAGCCCCCGGTGTACGCCAACCTCAGCAGCTACCCGGCCGTCAGCTACGCCGCCGAGCCCGGCCCGTtcgcggccccgccgccccggctgccgcctccaccacctcctcctccaccgcTGAAGGACGAGCCGCAGATCGTGCCCGAGGTGCCGAGCTTCGGCGAGAGCCCGCCGCTGTCTCCCATCGACATGGACACGCAGGAGCGCATCAAGGCGGAGCGGAAGCGGCTGAGGAACCGCATCGCCGCCTCCAAGTGCCGCAAGAGGAAGCTGGAGCGCATCTCGCgcctggaggagaaggtgaAGAGCCTCAAGAGCCAGAACACCGAGCTGGCCTCCACCGCCAGCCTGCTCCGCGAGCAGGTGGCACAGCTCAAGCAGAAGGTGCTCAGCCACGTCAACAGcggctgccagctcctgccccagcaccagcaccaggtGCCGGCCTATTGA